From the Rhodoflexus caldus genome, the window AAAATTGCGCACCTTCCCCGAAGTAAAAGACGTTTTGTCGCAAACAGGGCGCAGCAACGACGGCACCGACCCCAACGGCTTTTATTTTGTTCAGTTTCAGGTTGATTTGATACCCAAAGACCGTTGGCGCAAAGGCATCACCACCGACGACATTATCGCCGAAATGGATGCCGAACTGTCGCACTATCAGGGCATTCTCTACAACTACTCCCAACCGATTATAGACAACGTGGCAGAAGCCGCCGCGGGCATTAAAGCTGCCAATGCCATCAAAATCTATGGCAACAGCTTAGAGCAGTTAGACGAACTGGCTAATTTGGTGATGGATAAAATCAAAGACATACCGGGCATTAAAGATGTCGGCATTTTGCGCAACATCGGGCAGCCCGAAATGAGCGTCATACTTGATGAGGAAAAAATGGCGATGTACGGCGTTACCAAAGCCGATGCGCAAACCGTGATTGAAATGGCAGTCGGGGGTAAAACCGCCACCGTCAAATACGAAGGCGAACGCAAATTTGACATTCGCATCCGCTACCGAAAAGATTTCCGCAACAACGAAAACGACATTATGATGCTCATGATTCCCACCATCACGGGCAACAAAATACCCTTGAAGGAAATAGCAAGCATCAAACAGGTTACGGGTCCTGCATTCATTTACCGGGACAATACCAAACGTTTCATCGGCGTTAAGTTCTCCGTCCGCGAACGCGACTTAGGCAGTACCATTGCCGAAGCACAAGAGAAAGTAAAAGAAATAGAACTGCCCGAAGGCTATCGCATCAGTTGGACGGGTGAGTTTGAAAATCAGGTGCGGGCTACCCACCGCTTGGGGCAGGTTACGCCTATCAGCCTGTTGCTGATTTTCCTGCTGCTGTTCGTTATGTTCGGCAATGTGCGCGATGCCGCTTTTGTGCTGATTAACGTGCCTTTTGCCCTCATCGGCGGCATTTTGGCGCTGCACCTGACGGGCATCAACTTCGGAATTTCCGCAGGGGTCGGCTTTATTGCCCTTTTCGGTATTTGCGTGCAAAACGGCGTTATCTTGATTTCCGAATTTCAAAAGCAACACAAAGTTTTGAAAAATGCCGCAGAGGCAATTTTGCAATCGGTCAAAGTCAGAACGCGCCCCGTTGTGATGACGGCACTCATGGCAGCCATCGGGCTCTTGCCTGCCGCTACCAGCACGGGCATCGGTTCGGAAAGCCAAAAGCCGTTAGCCATTGTCATTATCGGCGGCTTGGTTACGGCTACTGTTTTTACTCTGTTGGTTTTCCCTATCATCTATCATCCCGTGTTGAAACGCCGCGATAAAAGAATGGCATAAGTATTAGCACATTTAAACGCATACATCGGCACACGGATATTTGCAGATTTCACGGATAAACGCTGATTTGCTGTTGATTTCTGCGTAAATCGGCGTTATCCGCTGCAATCCGCGTTCTTACAAAATCCGCTCTAACCGACCGCAAATTTTATTGCGCCCCCACAACCACTTTCAACTGTTCGCGTTTGATGTTGCCGTCCAGGTCAAAGAGTTCAATCATGAGCAAATAAGGTCCGATGCGGGCTTTTGCGCCGTTGTCGGTGGTGCCGTCCCACGAAAGAAACATGCCCGCCGCTACGGTTTGTTGATTGAGCAGGGTGCGCATCGGTCTGCCTGCGGCATCAAATACCTTGATGGTAGCCACTCCGCCCGTTGCCGCACAGTCCAAATGCAGCAGCATGAAGTCCTGAAAGCCGTCACCGTCGGGTGTAAACACCTGATTTTCAATACGAAAGCAATCTTTCAGCGTGCTTAATGCGCTTTGCCGTTCCGATTGGGAATTTAGGTAGGTAGGCGTACCGAAAAACGGCGCAGCGGCTGAAAACCAATTGTTGCGGTCTTGCGTGGGCGCATTGAACGAAATTCGCTCTAATGATACGCCTTCTTTGCGCTCCAAAAGCGGAAAATGCCAGCGTTCTTCATAGTCTAACCTGTCCATCAACGCGCCTTGCGGGGTGAGCAAGCGCACCGAACCGTCGCTGTCGTTGAAAGAAGGCAGGTTTACCGTTTGCACCAGCGAATCAATCGTGCGGCTGTACTGCTGTTTTAACTTGACCAAATCGGGTGTCAGCACCAAGTAGCTTTGCGGCGGCATGATGCGCATCTCCGTTGTGATAACGCGGTTCGTAGTCGCGTTGGCAATCACCCAATTTTGCAGGTTGATGAACTTGTCGGACTTGTTGTAAATTTCTACAAAGTCCACGCCGTTGGGCGGCGGATTGAAGAGTATTTCGTTGATAATCAGGTCGCCTAAGGCTGCCTCTTGCGGCACAACAAACGGCACGACAGGCGAATTGAACAGCGTATTGCCCGCACAATCGCGCAGGGTGCGGATTTGCAGGGTAGCCCGTTCGCCCGGGGCAAGCATTTGCGGCAAGGTGAGCAGCACCTCATCGGGCTGGGCATAGCGGAAAGTAATCGTGCTGACAGTCAGCGAATTATTGAGCAGATAAACCGCCTGCACTGCTGCCAAACTGTCAACGGCTTCGCTGAAAACTACGCGCACGGTGCGCCCGTCTGCCGTTTCTACGCGCTGAATTTGCGGCGGTTGGCTGTCGGTCAGTGTACTGCGGATGCTGTTCGGGGCGGCAGGCGTACCCCCCGACGGATGTTCGGAAGCCTCCCAGTTCGCACTCCCCGCACAAGGGTTGTTGGTATCGCGCATTTCCAAGCTCCAACCGCCGTCGCGTTTTTGTGCATCGCTTATCCAAGTGGCGCGGTAGGCAACCTGATGCAAGAGCAAACCTTGTGCATTGCGCAATTGCATCACGTCGGACGTGTTGCTCAAAGCTGCCCAGCGGTTCGGGGCAACTACGCGGTCTTCGGGCAAAAAGGCACGGAAAGCCGCCGCCGAGCTGCTCGGACATACCAGCATGTAGCTTTGCGGCAAGATGTTCACATCGGGCAGCACGCCCGTTGTACCGTTGGCATTGCTCAAACGCACACCGTTGAGGCTCAGCACTTTATTGCTTGCGTTGAAAATTTCCACGTATTCCGATTCGGGCAACCCCACTACGGGCGAAGGGTCGGGCATGAGCTCGGTTATCAACAGCTCAAACTTTTGCGGCGTTGCACCCAAACCGAAGTTAAAGCCTGCCTGCACAATCGCATTGCCGGAACAGTCGCGCACCTCGCGGATGGTGAGGCGATTCAGTGCGCCGCGCTCCACAGGGCGAAACAGTTGCAGCACGACGGTTTGCTCGTTCAATACCTGTACGGAATCCGTAAGCAAGCCGTTGGTAAACAGGTAGTTAGCTCGCGGCAACAGGCTTGCGCTGTCCATCGGCTCGTTGAAGGTGATGCGCAACAACCGTTCGTTGAGCATGCGTACTTCCTGCACCTGTGGCGGCGTTCGGTCGGGGTTCGGGCGGCGCACGCTGTTGGCACTGCCGGGCGTGCCGCCTCGGGCATCAACGGATGATGTCCAATTGGTTGCCTGTTGGCAAGGTTGGTCGGTGTCAATCATTTCCAAGCTCCAACCGCCGTCGCGTTTGGCTGCCTCGTGCCAACCGACTTGATAGTTGATGCCGTGAATCAGGTTGCCTAAATGCCTGATTTCCAAGAGTTCGCCGCTGTTGGAAAGGGCGGGAAAATTTGCCACACCTACTACCCGCGCCGAAGGAACGGCGGCGGCAATTTGCGCGGCGGCACTCGTATTTGCCAGCACAATATAGCCGCGGGCGGCAATGACTATCGGCGGCAGTCGCAAACTGAAATTGCTCTCGGGTTTGGTGAAAGACACGCCCGCCAGACTGATGAGCGCATCGGTGTTGTTGTAAAGCTCAATGTACTCACGGTCAGGCAGTTGAACGGGCGGCGAAGGGTCGGACATGATTTCCGTGATGAGCAACTCGTGGCGAACAGGCGCACGACCGATGCCGAAAGTGGTTCGTAAACTACTCGCACTCAACGGGTTGCCTGCGCAATCGCGCAGATTTTCCGAAAGGATGACTTCATACAAACGTCCCGCTTGCGGGGCTTCCGCCAAAGTCAGTTGCACAATGCGGTTATTTTGCAGTTCCAAACCGCGAATGGCAATGGCGGGTTCTATGCGATAATGGGCAAGCGTAGCCAGCGCGGTACTGTCCATTATTTCGCTGAAAGTCAGCGTCAGGTTGCTGCCTGTTAATTGTACGTTTACAAGTTCGGGCGATGTGCGGTCGGGATTGGAAGCCGCCACCGAATTGGGCTGCCCGGGCGTTCCTCCGCTCGGATGCACCGATGCCGTCCAGTTTTCCGATTCGCTGCAAAGGTTCCCGGTATCAATCATTTCCAAGCTCCAACCGCCATTGCGCTTCATGGGGTCGGTGTACCAATCTGCCCGATAATTGACTTCGTGCAGCACTAACCCATTGACAGACAGCGCCAAACGTTCACCCGTATTGCTGAGCGAAGGAAAACTCGTAACGCCGATGACGCGCTGCGGCTCAGGGCGATGCAACAGGAAACTATCCACTCGTGAAGTGGCACACAGTACGGCATATTGCCGCGGCGACAAAAACACATTCGGCAAGCGGACGGTTGTATTGTCATCGCTCAATTGTACATTTTGAAGACTAATGAGGTCGTCGGAATTGTTGTAAATCTCAATAAATTCCGCCAACGGCAAGCCGACTTTGGGCGTTTCGTCTGCCAAAATTTCGGTGATGAGCAGTTCGCCGCGCCGGGGATTGCGCCCGATGCCTAAGTTTTGGGCAAAAGGCGTGAGCAAATTGCCTGCACAATCGCGCAAGTTGCTGATTTGCAAGCGATAAGTCAGTGCGGGGTTCAGCGGCTGCGCCAACAGCAAACGCACCTGACGGCGGTTTACAACCTGTATCTCGCGGATTTGCGCGCCTTGCGTAAGCGTGTAGGAAGCCGTTTGACGGATGGTTTCCGCCGTAATCAGTTCGGAAAACTGCACTTCAATTTCACGCTCGTTGCGCAGCGTTGCCGATGTTACACGGGGCGGCGTGTTGTCTTGCACCGTGCCGCGTACCGAATTGGGCGCACCGGGCGTGCCTCCGCTCGGATGCACCGAAGCCCGCCAATTTTGCTCCTCGGCGCAAAAGTTGGTCAGGTCAATCATTTCCAAGCTCCAACCGCCGCGTTGCTTGTCTGCATCGCCGTACCAAGCCGAAGAATAGCGCACCGCGTCAATTTCAAAGCCCGCCGTATCGGTCAGGGAAAGTTGCGCGCCGCCGTCGGCTAAAACGGGAAAGCTCGTAATGCCTACGCCGCGACTGCCGAAATTGGCGGCGCGGGTTGTGCTTGTCAGCACCAGCGATTCGCGGGGTGCGATGCTGCGGCTTGGCAGCGGAAACAGGCGCGTTTCATAGCCTAACTGAATGGTATTCAGACGGATAAGGTCGCCCGTGAGGTTGGTAATTTCTATGTATTCGCCGCGATTGACCGTAACCGGGCTGCCCGCAGGCGGAACAGGGTTCGCCATAATTTCGCTGATGCGCAAATCGCGGGGACGCACTCTTCTGCCAATGCCAATGCGTGCCGTATCGGGCGCAACATTGCCGATGCAGTCAGCTATGTTGTTGATAATCAGCAGATAAAGCCTTGCACTGTCCAAAGATGCGGAAAGACGCAGGCGCACGTTCAAGGTATCGGAAGGGGTAGCCGTTTGGATGTTGGGCGCACCTTCGCCCGTCAGGCGATAGTTGGCAGTGCGGGACAAAATCGTGCGGCTCACAGGCTCACTCATGCGGATTTGCAGGGTTTGCGCATCGGCAACCGTGAAAGAAGCAATTCGCGGCGGGGTCTTGTCGGGATGGTTGCCAAACAGGGAATTTCGCTCGCCGGGCGTGCCGCCGCGTTCATCGGTTGAGGCATACCAATTGTTGGCAGGCTCGCAGTTATTTTCCTGTAAATCAACTCGTTCCAATGTCCATCCGCCGTTGCGTTTCACTGCGTCGCGGTACCATGTATCGCTGTAACGCAGCGAATCAATCACTTTGTCGTCCATGTCCAACAGGCGGATGCTTTCGCCCGAATTGGTCAGCGAACGCCACGGATTTAGCCCGATGACACGCCCAAAGGGCTCAAAAGATGCAACCGCGTTGGCAGGGCAAAGGATGATGTACTCGCCCGGCGCAATGATGCCTTCGCCCAGTGCCGTTGCACCCGACTCATCGGCGAACTTGATGCCTAACAAATCAAAGGGCGTAGCGGAAGCATTGTAAATTTCTATGAACTCGCTTTCGGGCAGTGCCACAACAGGCGTAGGGTCTGCCATAATTTCGGTGATAATCAACTCGTTGCGGCGCGGTTGCGGCGGTCGGCGGAAGGTCAGCGTAGCGGCAGGCATGGTATTTCGCAGCACATCCTGCACATTTTGTACCGTCAGTGTGTAGCTGATGCCGTCTTGCAAGCGACTGCCAAGTGTCAGTTCCACTTCCAAGCCTCGCATAACAGCCCGTGTTGGTCTGCCGATGCCGCCCGAAACGTCGTAATGGTTCAAGGCTTCGGCAGTGGCGCGGTCTAAGGCTTTATTGAAAACAACCAAAATGCGGTCGGGGGCAAGTACGCGCACGGCGGTAGCCTGCGGCGGTCGGCGGTCTAAACTGAACTCATGTACCGACTGCGGCACATAGCGGCGACAAACCGCCTCAAATCCGCCCAACGTAACGGTATAGCTCTGATTTTCAACAAAATCATCGGCAAAAAACAGCGTTACGACGGCGGGGTTTTGCGTATTACGCACGGCAGAAACGGGCTTCCGATTCGTATCGCCATTGAGGAAATAGAGGTTTTCATCCTGTACCGCAGCGGCGGGCATTTCTTCGGAAAATACAATTTCCAACAACTTGGAAGTACGCGGAAAAACCTGCGTAACGTAAGTCGCGAAAGTCAGGTTTTGCGCGGCAGGCTGCATGGTGTTGCCGTTCAAATCCGCCACATTGCGCACGGTCAGGGTATAGTTTTGCCCCTGTGTCATCGGGTTGGGGTAGGTAAGCCGCACCACTTCGGGGGAAACCGCCTGCACCAAAGGCGCACCGCTGATGCCCGAAAGCACGTAACTGCTTGCCAATGAAGCAGTTGCCGCCTGCACGGGTTCGGTAAATCGCACCTCAATTTCGCGACTGTTGAGAATAAAGGCTTCGCCGACTTTGGGGGCAACGGTGTTGAAGGTGCGTGATTGAACCGCTACCCGATTACCGCCCAAATCGGCTATGTTGCTGATTTGCAGGCTGAAATTTTTATCATCGGGCAGCGGTGCGGTGGTTGTCAGGTAAACTACCGTCGGGTTAACGGGGCAAATCGTTGCCGATGCAAGGCTAATCACCTGATTATCGGTTGTATTGGTCAGTTCAAAATTGGCAGGAACGATGCTTGCCGCGCCTAAGGCTTCGCTGAACCGCAACTCTAAAACGGTTGATGAGCGATGCAAAAGCTGCTGCCATTCGGGCGCGTCGGGGTCGTACCGAACGGCTATGTTGTTGGTACTCATCGTATTACCCGCCAAATCGCGCACGCCTGCAATGCGCAACGTCAGCGGCGTATTGGCAGGCACGGGTTGGGCAAAAGTGATGACCACAATGTTGGTATTAACAGGGTTGCGCTCTGCCCGCAACGGAAAACCGATGCCGTTGCTCAAAGAATAGTTATTGACCAATTGCGCCGTAATCGGCTCTACGGGTTCGGAAAAGGTGATTTCAATTTGCGTAGCCGAAAGAAACCGCCAGCCGGTCAGGTCATTGACCGTCGGGGCGCGGGTGTCGCGCTGAAAGATGATGCTTGCACTGCTCATCGCATTGCCCAACAGGTCGCGCACACCGTTGATTATCAGCGTCTGATTGCTGTTTTCGGGAAAGTTGATATTAAAAAGCAAATGTACCAGCGCGGGATTGGCAGCATCGCGAACGGCTGCCCGCGGCGGGTTGCCGTTCCATGAGTAATTAGCTAAGGTGGTGGCACTTGCCTGTTCTACGGGTTCATCAAACAACACATCCAGCGACTGCGGCGCCACTACGGTTGCCTGTAAGACTTTGGGGGCTAAATTATCGGCGAAGGTAAAGGCAAAGTCGGGAATACTTGCCGATACGTTGCCGTAAATATCGGTGAGGTTTTGGCTTTGCAGCGTATAGCTGTCGCCTGCCGCAAAGTCAAACGGGAAACTCACATATACGGAAAATTCGTCTTCGGCAGGCAACACTTGCATAGCCGCAACCCCGCCGATGGAAAACACAGCCGACTGCCGCAGCGCGCCGATGTCCATCAGCTCATTAAACCGCACCCGAATTTGGCGCATGTTTGAGCCGTTGATGGCGGTTATGGTTGTAGGAATGGTATTCACATACGCCTGAATCGCCAAATTATCCACCTGAAACATGGCATTGCGCCCTGCCGCACTGTATCGGTGATGAAAGCCGAAAAATTGCGTAGCAGTATGGGTATCGTCGGTTGTGCTGCCTTGGTAAATATCATTGACAAAAACCAACCAACGCCCGCCCACCAAACGAATCACCTGCACCCGAATCGGTTGCGGAAGCGTGCTTAGGTTGGTCAGTGTGCCGCCCGATATATTCAAATTGCTGTTTGCAGATGTGCCGCTTCGCCACAGCTCAATATTATCCAACAGGCGCAAGTGATAACCGTTGAGCGCACCGTCTATATCAGCCGCATTACTCACCAAAAACACGCGTCCGTGGTTATCGGCATTCACGTTGGTACTGTTCCACGCCACGCCGTTGTACCAAAAATCAAAACGCCACTCCAGAGGCTGCGCGTTGAGGTTGCCTATGTTGAGCGGCGTTTGTGCATAAATGCGACGTGTGCCCGTGCCCGTAGTCGGACCGTTTGCCCGCAGTACACGGTTGCTGCCCGACAGTATCGGCGTTGTGAAAAACGGCGGCGTTCCCGTAGCAGGGTTTACCGTAACCGTTGTCCACGCGGGGGCAGGGTTGCCCGATGTATAGCCGTCAAAATTATCGCTGAAAGGAATTTGGGCATAAGCCGCAGCGGACAAAGCAGCAATCATTACCACAACTAACCGCAGGGCTTTTTTCAGGGTAGCAGTTAATACCATGTTTGATTGAATTGAGACTTAAAAATACGCCATTTGGCGCAAGTCGGCAACCCAAAAGCGGGACCTGATTGTTTATCTTTGCAAAGAAGCCTTTCCGAACCATGCAACAACTGCAACCGCTTTCTACCGGACAACAGGAATTTTCCGTTATCAGAACACAAGGACGCGTATATGTGGATAAAACAATGTTTATCCATAAACTCTTGCTGCAAAGCAGCATTTTCTTCTTCCTTTCCCGCGCACGCAGATTTGGCAAGTCTCTGTTTATCAATACGTTGAAAGAACTTTTCTTGGGCAAAAAAGAACTCTTTGAGGGGCTGTACATCTACGATAAAATCCAATGGGAAACCTTTCCCGTCCTGCACTTTGATTTCAGCAACATGGGCTTCAAAGACATCGGGCTGACACAGGCAATAGATAACCGCCTCAACGACATTGCCGCAAGCTACGGCGTTGTGTTGCAAAAACAGGGCATCGGCTTGAAATTCGCCGAACTGATGGCAATGCTGCACGAAAAGACGGGCAAACAGGCGGTCATTCTCATTGACGAATACGACAAACCCATTACCGACGTGCTGGAAGTGGGCAATAACGCCAAAGCGCACGAACACCGAAGCATCCTGCGCGGCTTTTACGGCGTGGTCAAAGGCTCTTCGGCGCATATTCGGCTGTTTTTTATGACCGGCATTTCGCGCTTTTCCAAACTCTCGCTCTTTTCCGACCTGAACAACCTGACCGACCTGACCTATTTTTCCGATTTCCACGACATCTGCGGCTACACGCAAGAAGAACTTGAAACCAACTTTGCCCCGCATCTGCAAAATGTCGCTGATTATCAGGGAATTTCTTTGGAAGAACTGCTGCAACAGGTCAAACGCTGGTACAATGGCTATTCATGGAACGGCAGGTCAAGGGTTTACAATCCTTATTCCGTGTTGCGTTTTTTGGATGCCAAAGAGTTCCGCAACTACTGGTTTGACAGCGGCACGCCCAAGTTCTTGATTGAAATGCTCAAAAGCCGCATGGTGTACGATATTTCCGAAACGCAGGTAACCATGGCGGAAGCCGATAATTTTGATATTGACAATTTGAGTCTGGAAACCCTGCTCTTCCAAACAGGCTACCTGACCGTTAAGGAAATTGACGAATTCAAGATTTATACCCTTGCCTACCCCAATTTGGAAGTGGAAGAATCCATGACGCAGTACATTCTGGCGGCTTATGCAAATCGGCACGGCAGCGCCGCCACAGCCATCAACATTGCACGGGCGGTAAAGAAAAACGACATGGCGATGGTCATTCAGGCGGTTAACTCATTGTTTGCTTCCATTCCCTACCAACTTTTTGACCAACACCGCGAACGGTATTTCCATGCCATCATTTTCCTTGCCTTCAAACTGTGCGGGTTTTATATCCAATCGGAAGTCAGCGTGGCGGCGGGGCGCATTGACGCGGTGATGCACTACGAAAACCGCATCTACGTGTTTGAGTTCAAGCTCAACGATTCGGCGGAAAACGCCCTGCAACAGATTCGCCAAAAGGGCTATTACAACGCTTATCGGAATCAGGGCAAAGAAATTTACCTGCTCGGCATCGGTTTTGACGGACAAACCCGAACCGTCGCCGATTGGAAAATGGAACAAATAGGATAACATGAAAGCCTTCGCCGAACTTTTTGCCGAATTGGACACCACCAACAAGACCAACGCCAAATTAGACATTTTGAAAAAATATTTGGCAGAAGCGCCCGATGAGGATAAACTCTGGTTGCTGGCATTGTTTGGCGGCAAGCGTCCACGCAGGCAGGTAACAACCACGCAATTGCGCCAATGGGCGGCAGAGGCGGCAGGTATTCCCGATTGGCTGTTTGAGGAAAGCTATCACATCACGGGCGACTTGGCAGAAACCCTTTCACTGATTCTTCCCCCGCCCGTAAGAACTCACAATCAGACACTTAGCCAATGGATCGACTTTCTGCAATCTTTGGGCGAATTAGATGAGGAAAGCAAAAAAGCCAACTTGATGGAAGCCTTTGAACAGCTTTCCGAACGGGAACGCTTTGTGTTCATCAAACTGATAACGGGTGGTTTTCGCATCGGCATTTCGCAGCAGCTCATCACTCGCGCCGTTGCCGAAGTCTGTCAATTGGACAAGGCAGAGGTAGCCCACCGCCTCACGGGCGATTGGCATCCGCAGCAAATCACATTCCGCCAACTGATTTTTGGCGAAAATATTACCGAATCTGCCTCTAAACCCTATCCTTTTTGTCTGGCGCACCCACTGGATGAAGAAAAAATCAGCGAATTGGGCGCACCCGACGAATGGCTGGCAGAGTGGAAATGGGACGGCATCCGCGGACAAGTCATTGTACGCCAAAGTCAAATTTTCATCTGGACGCGGGGCGAAGAACTTGTTACCGACAAATACCCTGAACTTACGCCACTTGCCGCCATGCCCGTTCCCTGCGTGCTGGACGGTGAACTGATGGCATGGCAGAACAATGCCCCCCTACCCTTCGCCGAACTGCAAAAGCGCATCGGCAGGAAAACCGTCAGCAAAAAACTGCTCTCGGAAGTGCCCGTCGTGTTTCTGGCTTACGACCTGTTGGAATACGAAGGCAGCGACATCCGCAACCGACCGCTGGCAGAACGGCGGCAACTGTTGGAACAACTCATTGCTCAAAGCGCGCATCCCGCGTTGCGCATTTCGCCGACCGTCGGTTTTCGGTCGTGGGATGAATTGGCAGCCATGCGCCGAACCGCCCGCGAACATGCCGCCGAAGGGTTGATGCTGAAAAAATTGTCAAGCACCTACCAAACGGGGCGCGTGCGCGGGCATTGGTGGAAATGGAAAGTGCAGCCGCTCAGCATAGACGGCGTGCTGATTTACGCCCAAAAAGGACACGGCAGGCGTGCCACACTCTACACCGACTACACCTTTGGCGTTTGGGACGGCGATAAACTCGTTACTTTTGCCAAAGCCTATTCGGGCTTGACCGACCAAGAAATCGCCCAAGTGGATGCTTTTGTCAAAAAAAACACTTTGGAAAAGTTCGGTCCCGTGCGAACCGTTAAGCCCGAACTTGTATTTGAAATCGGATTTGAGGGCATTCAGTCGTCCAACCGCCACAAGAGCGGCGTAGCCTTGCGTTTTCCGCGCATTTTGCGCTGGCGCACCGACAAAAAGCCCGAAGATGCCAACACGCTGGCAGACTTGCAGGCGCTGGCGGCTGCGTTTAAGTGATGGAACATAAGAACACGGATTGCAGGCAGATATACACAAACCTGACAGGTTTTAAATAACCGTTTTTCAATAATTTACACAGACATTTTTCGCAAACAACTTGCGATTTTGTATAACACAGATTTACGCGGAATAAAAATGAAAAAATCGGCGTTTATCTGCTGATATCCGCGTGCTTGTACAATCACCCTTGCCCTTCTTCCACTGCAAACCGCATAATTTCCATGCGTTGGATGGTATCGCCTGCGCGGAGACGGCTCATCACCGTGCCGCCTGCCGTAATTTTGGCAAAAGCGGGGCACGAACCTTCCAAATAGGCGGCATTGCGCCTGCTCAAGCAGATAAAAAATTGAGAACCAATCAGATGCGGGGCAGTGTGCGGCATGGCAAGTACGCCGTCATCCAGTGGGATATTGCAGGACTCTTGGCTGATATGCCCAATGCCCGGGGCTGTTCCCATGCCGTTGTTATAGGGGCAACCTGCCTGTATGAGCACTTCGGGAATATGCCGAAAAAATTGCAAACCGTTGTAGAACTCACTCTGCACCAATCGTATAAAATGTGCCGTTGTAACAGGCATGTCATCGGTCAGCAAATCGGCTTCCATCATCCCTTTGGAGGTATAAATACGCACAACGGTGCGCATTTCGCCGCTACCGTCTGATTCTTCTTTTTTGAACAGTCCGAACATGGGTTTTGCAAAATTTTATCGGATGAATGGTAAAACTCATACCCTGCATAGCAAAGGGGCTGCGAATCCTTCGCCATGCATTCATGCAAATTTGAACATATAATCTCAACTTTTCAGACAGGCTTTTCGGGCGACCGCCGTAATTTTGCCGCCCAATCCCGATTTATCATGCTGTTTTTGCTGCTTTCCGCGCTTTGTTCCGCTGCTCTAATGCTGGTTTTCAAGGCTTTTGAAAAATGGGGCGTAAACGTTTGGCAGGGCGTTACTTTTAACTACATCGTCTGCGTACTGACGGGCAGCCTTGTATTTATGACGCAATTCGGAGAGCCTGCGGCAGTTTTGAGCAACTCTTGGCAGTGGTTCTATCCGGCAGGCGTGTTGGGCGTACTTTTCTTTACAG encodes:
- a CDS encoding ATP-binding protein; its protein translation is MQQLQPLSTGQQEFSVIRTQGRVYVDKTMFIHKLLLQSSIFFFLSRARRFGKSLFINTLKELFLGKKELFEGLYIYDKIQWETFPVLHFDFSNMGFKDIGLTQAIDNRLNDIAASYGVVLQKQGIGLKFAELMAMLHEKTGKQAVILIDEYDKPITDVLEVGNNAKAHEHRSILRGFYGVVKGSSAHIRLFFMTGISRFSKLSLFSDLNNLTDLTYFSDFHDICGYTQEELETNFAPHLQNVADYQGISLEELLQQVKRWYNGYSWNGRSRVYNPYSVLRFLDAKEFRNYWFDSGTPKFLIEMLKSRMVYDISETQVTMAEADNFDIDNLSLETLLFQTGYLTVKEIDEFKIYTLAYPNLEVEESMTQYILAAYANRHGSAATAINIARAVKKNDMAMVIQAVNSLFASIPYQLFDQHRERYFHAIIFLAFKLCGFYIQSEVSVAAGRIDAVMHYENRIYVFEFKLNDSAENALQQIRQKGYYNAYRNQGKEIYLLGIGFDGQTRTVADWKMEQIG
- a CDS encoding ATP-dependent DNA ligase — translated: MKAFAELFAELDTTNKTNAKLDILKKYLAEAPDEDKLWLLALFGGKRPRRQVTTTQLRQWAAEAAGIPDWLFEESYHITGDLAETLSLILPPPVRTHNQTLSQWIDFLQSLGELDEESKKANLMEAFEQLSERERFVFIKLITGGFRIGISQQLITRAVAEVCQLDKAEVAHRLTGDWHPQQITFRQLIFGENITESASKPYPFCLAHPLDEEKISELGAPDEWLAEWKWDGIRGQVIVRQSQIFIWTRGEELVTDKYPELTPLAAMPVPCVLDGELMAWQNNAPLPFAELQKRIGRKTVSKKLLSEVPVVFLAYDLLEYEGSDIRNRPLAERRQLLEQLIAQSAHPALRISPTVGFRSWDELAAMRRTAREHAAEGLMLKKLSSTYQTGRVRGHWWKWKVQPLSIDGVLIYAQKGHGRRATLYTDYTFGVWDGDKLVTFAKAYSGLTDQEIAQVDAFVKKNTLEKFGPVRTVKPELVFEIGFEGIQSSNRHKSGVALRFPRILRWRTDKKPEDANTLADLQALAAAFK
- a CDS encoding peptidylprolyl isomerase; this translates as MFGLFKKEESDGSGEMRTVVRIYTSKGMMEADLLTDDMPVTTAHFIRLVQSEFYNGLQFFRHIPEVLIQAGCPYNNGMGTAPGIGHISQESCNIPLDDGVLAMPHTAPHLIGSQFFICLSRRNAAYLEGSCPAFAKITAGGTVMSRLRAGDTIQRMEIMRFAVEEGQG